The sequence GATAAAAACGGACAATTAGTATTATCTCACCGTAAAGCTCGTACAATCAAAGCTTGGGATAGAGTTATCGCTGCTAATGAAACTGGAGAAATCGTTAATGGTTTCGTAAAATGTAGAACTAAAGGTGGTATGATCGTTGACGTATTCGGAATCGAAGCATTCTTACCAGGTTCTCAAATCGATGTTAAACCAATCCGTGATTACGATCAGTTTGTAAACAAAACTATGGAGTTCAAAGTTGTGAAAATCAACCATGAGTTCAAAAACGTAGTAGTTTCTCACAAAGCGTTAATCGAGGCTGATATCGAAGTACAGAAAAAAGAAATCATTGGTCAATTAGAAAAAGGTCAAGTATTAGAAGGTGTTGTTAAAAACATTACTTCTTACGGTGTATTCATTGATTTAGGAGGTGTAGACGGATTAATCCACATCACTGACTTATCTTGGTCAAGAATCAACCACCCATCTGAAGTTTTAGAATTAGATCAAAAATTAAACGTTGTAATCTTAGATTTCGATGACGAGAAAACACGTATCCAATTAGGTTTAAAACAATTAAACGCTCATCCATGGGATGCTTTAGATGCTAACTTAACTGTTGGTGATAAAGTTAAAGGTAAAGTTGTTGTTTTAGCTGATTACGGTGCTTTCATTGAAGTTGCTGAAGGTGTAGAAGGTTTAATTCACGTTTCTGAAATGTCTTGGTCAACTCACTTACGTTCTGCTCAAGATTTCGTAAAAGTTGGTGATGAAGTTGAAGCTGTTATCTTAACATTAGACCGTGATGAGCGTAAAATGTCTTTAGGTATCAAACAATTAACTCAAGATCCTTGGACTGGAATTGCTGAAAAATACCCTGTAGGATCTGTTCATACAGGTGTTGTTCGTAACTTCACAAACTTTGGTGTTTTCGTAGAATTAGAAGAAGGAATTGATGGATTAGTTTACATCTCTGACTTATCTTGGACTAAGAAAATCAAACACCCATCTGAATTTGTAAACGTTGGTGACAAATTAGAAGTTGTTGTTTTAGAATTAGACGTTGAAGGTCGTAAATTATCTTTAGGTCACAAACAAACAACTGCTAATCCTTGGGATCAGTACGAAGATGCTTTCGCTGTTGGAACTATCCACAACGGAGTTATCGCTGAAGTAATTGACAAAGGTGCTACTGTAGAATTTGGTGATGACATCGTTGCTTTCATTCCTACTCGTCATTTAGAAAAAGAAGACGGAAAGAAATTGAAAAAAGGTGACGCTGCTGATTTCAAAGTAATTGAATTCAACAAAGAATTCAAAAGAGTTGTAGCTTCACATACTGCTATTTTCCGTGAGGAAGAAGACAAAAACGTGAAAGCTCAAGAAGAAAAAGCTAACACAAATACAGCTAACAATACAGCTGAGAAATCAACTTTAGGTGATATCGATGCTTTAGCTGAATTAAAAGCTAAAATGGAAAAAGGAAATAACTAATTCCTGATTCAATAAATAAAAGCCAGAATGAAAATTCTGGCTTTTTTATTTCTATATATTATGATGTTATTTATTTGATGAAATACATAACTGATAGTTTTAATTTTTAAGATTAGTAAAGTATCTATAAGATTACATTAAAAGAAATTAAAAATATAGTAAAAAAAACGGTGTGTTACAAAATGTTTTTTTTTAGTGTATTTTTATTGTTTTTTTACAATAAAAATTAATTTTTTATAATTATAGATCAAAATAAATATTTTGTATAATAAAAATGTTTATTTTTAGTGAATGTGATTTTTTAATTTAAACTAATTTTTATGGATGAATTTACTTATCAAATGAAATCAATAAAACTCATACGCTTGATGAGGTATGTATTTTATTGTCTTTTGTTTCTTATTAGCCCAATAGTTTTTGGGCAAGCGACTGGAACAATTCAAATTGGTTCTGGTACTAACACATCTTCTGGAGGGTTAGGTTTGCCGGTTACAAATTATGATTATAGTTATTCACAGCAAATTATTTCTGCTTCGGAATATGCTTCTAGCGGAGGGATAGCTGGTAACATTACGAAGTTAAGATACAAACCAAGTGCTGTTGGTGATGAACTTGTTTGGAATGATCTTAAAATATATATTGCAAATACAACCAAAACTCAATTTTCTAGTAATACAGATTGGGTGCCATTTGCAGATTTAACTTTGGTTTTTAATGGTGTAGTTACACCTAGCCCAGTTGATGGACAATGGTTTGAAATTACATTTACTACCCCATTTGCTTATATTGGTGGAAATATTGTAGTTGCTGTGCATGAAAATGCTATGGGTTGGGAGGGAGGTCATTCTTTTAGTTCTTACATTTCTACACCAAATTCAGGTATAGTTTGGAGAGCTGATGTAAATAATATTAATCCCGCTACAGCTACAAATCTTACTGCAGAGGGTAGAACTTCTAATTTAGCACAAATTCAATTTGTAGGTGCGATGGCAGCTTGTGTTGCACCATCTAATATAGCAGTTTCACCAACCGTTGATGGAGGTGTTATAACTTGGACACCAAATACTAATGGAGTGAGTTACGATTGGGTTGTTGTTGCTAATAACGCTGGTGTTACTTCAACACCACAAGCTTCAGGAAATGCACTTGTAGGTACGGCTACAATTTCTGGTCTGCAAGCAAATACACCTTATGATTTATATATTAAAGCGAATTGTTCAGGAACAGACGGTGTAAGTGCATGGTCAAATAAAATAGATTTCCTAACAACATGTGGTATTGTTACTGATTTAAGTGAAAATTTTGATGCTGTGGCTCCTGGAACAGTCCCTTCATGTTGGACATTTATTGGAGGTGATCCTTTAGATTGGTTTGCTGGATATGGTGAAGTGATTGATTATAATGCTGCAACTGCACCTAATTGTTTTACAATTGTTAATATGTTTGACAATGCAAGTGATTATGTTTTAGTAAGTCCAGTAACTGATAATTTAGGAAATGGAACGAAACAATTAAGATTTTTTGCAGCAGGAGATTATGATGGGATTGAATTGATTGTAGGTACAATGAGTAACCCT comes from Flavobacterium sp. I3-2 and encodes:
- the rpsA gene encoding 30S ribosomal protein S1; the protein is MSEQTQNPEEFLQSFNWERYENGIDAVEETQLQEFEQLVEKTFISTDAEEVVEGVVVRITDRDAIVDINAKSEGVISLNEFRYNPNLKVGDKVEVLIDVREDKNGQLVLSHRKARTIKAWDRVIAANETGEIVNGFVKCRTKGGMIVDVFGIEAFLPGSQIDVKPIRDYDQFVNKTMEFKVVKINHEFKNVVVSHKALIEADIEVQKKEIIGQLEKGQVLEGVVKNITSYGVFIDLGGVDGLIHITDLSWSRINHPSEVLELDQKLNVVILDFDDEKTRIQLGLKQLNAHPWDALDANLTVGDKVKGKVVVLADYGAFIEVAEGVEGLIHVSEMSWSTHLRSAQDFVKVGDEVEAVILTLDRDERKMSLGIKQLTQDPWTGIAEKYPVGSVHTGVVRNFTNFGVFVELEEGIDGLVYISDLSWTKKIKHPSEFVNVGDKLEVVVLELDVEGRKLSLGHKQTTANPWDQYEDAFAVGTIHNGVIAEVIDKGATVEFGDDIVAFIPTRHLEKEDGKKLKKGDAADFKVIEFNKEFKRVVASHTAIFREEEDKNVKAQEEKANTNTANNTAEKSTLGDIDALAELKAKMEKGNN